The following proteins are encoded in a genomic region of Fusarium keratoplasticum isolate Fu6.1 chromosome 9, whole genome shotgun sequence:
- a CDS encoding Mitochondrial import protein 1, giving the protein MSDDPHNHLAESGVTVPSDSELYSAGDELSSPPSSNSPVILYKPPTVWSLVRGAAINLLLPFINGMMLGFGELFAHEAAFRLGWGGTKVFPLSRRRAHPIGPGIEVRERSYSPRPSLNDLASLE; this is encoded by the exons ATGTCCGACGACCCTCACAACCACCTCGCCGAGTCCGGCGTCACGGTGCCCTCCGATAGCGAACTATACTCTGCCGGAGATGagctctcctcgccgccctcatCAAATTCGCCCGTTATCCTCTACAAGCCTCCTACAGTATGGTCGCTGGTACGAGGAGCCGCCATCAACCTGCTGCTACCATTCATCAACGGCATGATGCTGGGATTTGGAGAGCTGTTTGCGCATGAGGCTGCGTTTAGACTGGGCTGGGGAGGCACCAAG GTCTTTCCTCTATCCCGACGAAGAGCTCACCCCATCGGACCCGGCATCGAGGTTCGAGAAAGGTCATACAGCCCTCGTCCTTCACTGAACGACCTTGCGAGCTTGGAGTGA
- a CDS encoding GTP-binding protein has product MASYIENPLSEAATQPAPEILGEVKKPKKKKVLLMGKSGSGKSSMRSIIFSNYIARDTRRLGATIDIDLSHVKFLGNLTLNLWDCGGQEAFMENYLSQQRVHVFSNVGVLIYVFDIESRDVDRDLATYVSILSALLQYSPAAKIYILIHKMDLVVPSAREQVYDERIRVVRQKTFEYANSVGIAPSSVELTPFATSIWDQSLYKAWASIIHDLVPNLAVIERNLANLGLAIEAEELLLFERTSFLAVSSWTSPEGQRNPTEDRLERMSNIMKHFKQSISRFTGTPRNAEQFIRMEHKAGPRFSLFILKFTTNTYLMVVLPPGEARFNAAMLNCQIAIEHFKFLDGPITQAASNAITAAA; this is encoded by the exons ATGGCCTCATACATCGAGAACCCCCTCTCGGAGGCGGCTACACAGCCAGCACCAGAGATCCTCGGAgaggtcaagaagccaaagaagaagaaggtcctCCTAATGGGAAAGTCTGGCTCTGGAAAGTCGAGCATGAGGAGCATCATCTTTAGCAACTACATTGCCCGAGACACACGCCGGCT TGGCGCAACCATCGATATAGACCTCTCCCACGTCAAGTTCCTCGGAAACCTAACCCTCAACCTCTGGGACTGCGGTGGCCAGGAAGCGTTCATGGAAAACTACCTCTCGCAGCAGCGCGTCCACGTCTTTTCCAACGTCGGCGTCCTCATCTACGTCTTCGACATTGAATCGCGCGACGTCGACCGCGATTTAGCCACATACGTGTCCATCCTTTCCGCTCTTCTGCAGTATTCGCCCGCCGCAAAGATATACATCCTCATACACAAGATGGACCTCGTGGTCCCGTCGGCGAGAGAGCAAGTTTATGATGAGCGCATTCGTGTTGTTCGGCAGAAAACATTCGAGTACGCAAATTCGGTTGGTATCGCTCCGTCTTCGGTCGAGCTCACGCCATTTGCAACATCCATCTGGGATCAGAGTTTATACAAGGCCTGggcatccatcatccacGATCTCGTGCCGAACCTCGCCGTTATCGAACGCAACCTCGCAAACCTCGGACTTGCAATCGAAGCCGAAGAACTCCTCCTGTTCGAACGCACCTCCTTCCTCGCCGTATCATCCTGGACATCCCCCGAAGGCCAACGAAACCCCACCGAAGACCGTCTAGAGCGCATGTCCAACATCATGAAGCACTTCAAGCAGAGCATCTCCCGATTCACAGGAACACCCCGCAACGCCGAGCAGTTCATCAGGATGGAGCACAAGGCCGGTCCCAGATTcagcctcttcatcctcaagtTCACGACAAACACGTACCTCATGGTTGTGCTTCCACCAGGAGAAGCCCGGTTCAACGCTGCGATGCTCAACTGCCAGATTGCCATTGAGCATTTCAAATTCCTGGATGGTCCAATCACTCAGGCAGCTTCCAACGCAATCACTGCAGCTGCTTGA